From Apium graveolens cultivar Ventura chromosome 9, ASM990537v1, whole genome shotgun sequence, the proteins below share one genomic window:
- the LOC141685152 gene encoding uncharacterized protein LOC141685152, with protein MGVFHKAHMRSAIGCIMRDCDGDWTRGYKSMIGLDVPVTTALWSIFYALKMAWENDEKSVVVKCDCEEAVALISNVDPTFDMFKLVCMIRNLMLEELELYDLVHIASSVNIAATALANSVIFDVGVLVEISFPPSYMLSLLVVDKRV; from the coding sequence ATGGGGGTTTTTCACAAGGCACACATGAGGTCTGCTATAGGATGTATTATGAGGGACTGTGATGGAGACTGGACTAGGGGATATAAAAGCATGATTGGTTTGGATGTACCAGTTACAACAGCTCTTTGGAGCATTTTTTATGCTCTCAAGATGGCATGGGAGAATGATGAGAAGTCTGTGGTTGTAAAGTGTGACTGTGAGGAGGCTGTGGCTTTGATCTCTAATGTTGATCCCACTTTTGACATGTTCAAGTTGGTATGCATGATCAGGAACCTCATGTTAGAGGAATTGGAGCTCTATGACCTTGTTCACATTGCATCATCTGTAAATATTGCAGCAACTGCTCTTGCTAACAGTGTCATCTTCGATGTTGGTGTCCTTGTGGAGATCAGTTTTCCACCATCCTACATGTTGTCACTCTTGGTTGTTGACAAGAGGGTTTGA